The Cottoperca gobio chromosome 15, fCotGob3.1, whole genome shotgun sequence genome segment ATCCATCAtggtagagaagtgaaaaatagagcctgatattaaaaaaaaaaaaaaggaggaattTTCATGTACATGAACAAACTCACACAATGTggctatttttatttatgtacttATATAGAGGGACCCTACGATTCATGATAACCTCATTTAAGATTTTCATTAAAAGAACAAGACCCGTCccatctgtgatgcaatacaaatatttgtttcttaactaAATGTAAGGTAAAGTGTTTCTAGTATGTTCAAGcaacattttaagagttttaagcatatgTTGATGATTACTCAAGATAATATTGTGAATcacaattattttggccaggatAATCCTGCCTATTAGTAAGCATCGCATTGCTACTGATTGTAGCAATAAACAAGTATGGTTGTATACACTTCTGTGACAAATGCACATTATTCTGGATCACAAATTAATCTTGGCAGGCAAGGTTTTTGGTCTAGTTTAACAACCTTAAGCAGGTGAGCTGACTCTGaattaatatactgtaaatggtGCTGCAAGTGTGCTGTGGTTAGAAAGTGATTAACTACAGACGCTGCTGCTTCAGGCTTTCTGCGAATAACTCAAACATCATTGTCACAGACATGATGAACACACTGGTTAAGTTACCACGCTGACAACCCGGACATGAGGTTAAagtctatatttatttattgtgagtAAGGCATGCATATGTAATTTACAACATGGAACATTGTCGAAGTAAATGTCCCACCCACTGCCAATGACATCAGCTTACACATTTATGTTTGAGCAGCTTTAGGAGTGGCACCACTGTGCAAACTGTAACCAGGTATGTAAGTAATTGCACTGATAGCACGTTAGAGTTAGAGCATTAAGAAGAGTCTGTATTGACAGGGGCTCATTATTATGCTTATTAGCACAGAACAACGGTGCATGTCCAAGTCACGGTTGGAGTTAAAAGCTGTTTTCCACACACCAATACTGTGAGCTGCAGGTTTGTATTAAGTCACAAAATGCAATGTTTGATTTGGTGTGTCAAGCTGGtttcatataaatacatttttagcagAGCTTTCCAGTTTATAAAAATATGTCAGGATTTCATAATTAGAGTTTTATctgatgcatttaaaatgtggcttaaaGCAGCACTTATCACAACTACAACTCTCtgcaatacaacaacaacaacaacaaaaactacCTGTCAAGATGACAGTAACTGAAGACAGCAGCTAGTCAACCACAGCACTGCATTGTTCAACAGACTCTGGAGAAAAGACATGCTGAATTGTTGAGAGTCACCACACGCACTGAGTTGAGAGCCTTTCAGTTAGCCATTTCAGACACAATACAAGTGTATTGTTACACCACTAGCAGGTTGGCCGAGGATGAATGGGTGGACAGTCCCAATCATGAATAGGAACTGGTTTAACTGGTCCAATATCACGATAAACACACCGAtatactggaagccagtgtcaCTACAAACTTTTGTAAAATGAGCCAATAAGCAAATAGTAACTCATAACAGAGACAGAATGGAAGAAACAGATAGACAAGAGTTAGAAGAATACTACAGTAACACTCCAAATCACATAATATCATGTATAACACATGTATTCAGTGTCTGGCAATTTCTTAGAGGTCTGTCAAGCCTAGAAGgcagtttaaaataaagaaaataaatgtatcgcTTACCCCAAATGGGCAGGTCGTCTATATACATTTGGTACCAGTAGTGATTCTTTATGGCATAGACGAAGGCATCTCGTTTGGCTTTGTCCAGGTCAATTTCACAGTATGTTGTCTGCAGGACATCATCTACAGGGATCATAAATACCACATTATTTTTGTTAGAAAATGACAAGGTAGTCAGAATAGACCCACAGATGCAGATGACAAATTATTACCGCAATACTCTCATCAGTTATGTGCTCAACAGGTGAAAGTAGTTGCAACAGTATACTACCTTTGAACTTGATGTCGAGGCCGCTAAATTCAAGCTCCACTCCCTGCAGAGCCTCTCCGAGTGTTTCATGGTAATGACTGATGGTCTTCTTGGAGCCCGCGCAGAACGGCAAAGAGAAGTACTTGTATGTCTCCTGTCGGTTGTGGTAAGGCCCCACTGTGTTCATCCATAAAACTACCTCCTCCTTATCCATGTactgcaaagaaaaaacaagactCTTATAGGGAATGCTAAACTAGTTCTACTAGTCTTACTAGTTTCATAGTCTAGCTATTAGACATTTTACAAGAAATGTTCACCCCATATTACTAATAAAGTAAAACAGCTACATTTGATTAAGACACTGGTTAAAAGAGGACCCGTCTAAAGTAATGTTATCATCACATTTGCACGTAAACTATCTAGCTATTGCATTCAAATATATGCAAACATAAGACCATGCAACATACTACGCTGCGTAAGTAGGACACTATAAAAAGTGGTGTTTGATTATAGATAAGGAAGTTAACTTCAATGCTACATCAGTTTCCACTGACTTAACAACTTTCACACCTaagacagctgcagtgtgtgaaGAACACAAtgtaatacacattaataatgtgTTAATCAGTTGTAATTATGGCGTCTGGGTCTAATAAAAGCGAAGAAATAACAAGAGGCCCTGGCGTTAAACGGTATAATTTAATGTTGGCTGATATAACAAACATCGCAGTCATCAATTCGGATAAACCCTGCTGGACGGGATTGCCTTGAGGCTAAAAGCTTTACACGTTAGTTATGCCCGTAGCTTTGATTTAGTTGAATAACTAACCAACGCTAGCTAGCCTAACTTGAGCGCAGTTTCCTCCGGTGCTCAAGGAAGCTTGTGAAGACCAGTGTAGAAGACGTGCTAACAAGCTAGCAAGCAAACGTTAGCTATAAGCACATAGGCCGATAAGTGGTGACAAGTTAGCTCACTAATTCAATGCCTATATGTTTAATAGTTCACCAAGTGTTGATAAATAACCCAACAGGCCAAGCCATGCACTCTGTCGTGTCTGTAATTCTGTTTTCAGCTAGCCGCCGCAGCTACAGTTAGCAGGTTACACAGAGCACAAACGTCCATTATTTTCAAGGCTCCCTCTTTTCAATCGGCCTCTCAAAACGCCGTCTTACCGTGTGTTCATGTTCATCTGCGTCGACAGGTAATAAAGAGCCCACTATAGCGAGAAAGGCTGCCGCTGCCACCTTCCACCTGGAAGACCCCATTATTTTCGGAGAAAGTATGCAGAAAGATAGGGGATGTTAGCTTTGTAGGGCTATCCCACCTTCTTCCTGGTTGTATGACAGAGGCAATTTTAGGGATGCTCTCGTACGCATATGGCGTAAGCGCTTCACGAGCGCACATCGCAAGCTCATTGGATTGGCTGACTTGAGTCACATGACTCCCATCCACCAGTCACAGCGGAAAGCGATGGATCAAGCGATGAATAAAGAAGCTCTGTCGGCGCATCGTCCGCAACCTTCAGCCACGTCATCCGACTGGCAAAACTGGAGCTTCACCTCACCTTTGATAGAGCTGGTGCACGAAACATGATCCACGTGCACAACTCACAGGTATATTCTGATGAGGCCTGAAGTTGAATGagcaatatttcagttttaatgtATTGACATGTGCAGTTTAAAGCATTCACAATAACCTCAACCATTAATTTGATATCTGTTGGGATGATATGTCCATGCAACTCTGAGGATAGTGTGGATAACTTAATACCACAGGTTAAGATCTTCCAATTAATAGATCGATTATTGAGaacataatgtaaatatataccATAGAAACCTTTGACTTCTTTACTTTGTAAGTCATTAATTGGTTGTACTTATCTTATCACAACCACACCACCAAAGTAGTATAATAAAAAGAgcaatatattaaaacaatgttcCATCTACAGCAGTAGTTCAAAGGTACTGCAATTCAATTCAAAGGCACCTTTCAATATATCATTCTACAAATGAAGCACAATAGTGTTCAGACCGTGTCTTCAAAAGGAGACCAGCTTCCTTGACTATTTACACACTCTCGAGTTTTGAAATGTCATTTAACATCTACAAAAATGTGATATATAACTGACTTCAAAATGATTATAACATCATCATttatcaaagaaaaataaatctatttgaCATCAGTAAAGCTTGGacaaaatactttgttacaagtaaaagtcatgcattcaaaatattccttaagtaaaagtacaaaagtattagcatcaaaatatacttaaagtaccaaaagtaaaagtactcattctgcctAACACTAAtctgttcatcactttaatgttgcagctggtgaaagtggagctttttaaaatacttatatatactgaAGGGTAGCTTGTGATTTTCTCCAAGGGATCAACCTATAATATTACATGACAAATGATTTGATTATACTTGgtattattaatctgattcTGAATCTTCAacgtaactaaagttatcaaataaaagtatgtgtaaaaagagaaatatttgcCACTGAagtggaaatataaatataacaagtatacaagtacctcaaaattgctGTACAGTATTTGCGTAAATGTAGTTACTGTCCAACATtggtatacattttataaatatagatGTGTATCAGTGAAACACAAAATTAAGTTGGAAGGCCTTGTTGAAAGAAACATCCTCTGTACATTATAATATTCACTACAATTTCCAGAGGGGACTTGGTTAAATAAAAAACGTGTAAAAAATACCATGTATTTAATATACAGTAGCTAACTAAGATAAAACATGCATAAAAAAGTTCCTTCTTCAAGGCAACTTGAACTGAAATTATTCCAAGCCAATTTATTGTGAATTTCTGAGAGGTAAAGTGGAGTTACAGACTCTGCAAGGAGGATCTCTCCTGCAGAGTTTTTCCTAATGAGAccaatatgtatatgtgtgttttattggaACAACAGTgtaagacagacagacccaTGCACTGCTGATTGACACAGGCAGtccataaatgtaatgttatttaacAATGCAATGACATTTGAATTGAGATTCTTTAAACGTATCTGAATGCACTATATATCTGTGGTTAAACTGAAAGAATTTCAGAATTCATGGTTTTTTTTCTAAAACCCGAGACATTTCCCAGCAGCTGCTCTGAGATGCCGCTGACATAGACCTCCTAAACCTTGGATTACCAAACTCATTATTCAGTATTATAGATGAGTATTATCACCGTACAACAATGCCCAGTAGAGGGGACCTACTGCAACAATGGCTCATTCAAATCACATTTTCAATGGTAATCGCTATTTCTGGTTCTGATATTTCAGAATATATCACCCAGCGATAGGGAGGGAACTCAGCACTCAAAGTGAATCTTATCTtgaacaaaaaactaattttaatAAACGTTTGCCTGAGCAACTTTTGCACCCattcttaaaataatgaatattaaacacaaacattttggaTCAGATTTTTAAAGTAAATCAAATATGTATGCCCACATGCAGCTGTaaagacaaaagcaaaacatttgaacGTAGATTGCGATCAAATGAAAGCAGCGCTGTGGATCTGAAGTCTTCTGCTTCAGTCGTCTTTCCAACATTACAACGAAAGCACAAACTCCCTGCAGAGGAGACACAATGAGAAATATATGTTGCAGAGATAAAACAGATACATAATTGCAGAGCCAGAATATAAACACTTTAAGCTTAATCAGTGAAATGTTTTCTCACTGTAGGATGTCAGGCAGAAGGGGGTCTCTGTATAAGCCGTTGTGCAGATATCCTCGAGAACCGTCAAATGACACCAACTTGACTCGCTCTGCATTCTGGGCACTCGCTGCTACCTCATACATCTGGGagagaaaaagcaaagaaaggtCAGTCTATTTAAAACAGAAACTTATCCCAGAGAAAACACGTAACCAGTTACAGGAACATACCACCTCAGTTCACATTGTATTAGATGAAAGGCAGCTTTCTGTGTCGGTAATACCTGCTGAGCAACCTGAATGGGGACTAAGTGATCGTCCTCTGCATGAAGGAAAAGGAGTGGGCATCTCATTCTCTTCAAACtgcacaataacaaaaacacattaagtcATTGAATTTGtttataacaatattaatagCTGATCAATGTTTGATATTAAGCagaatttaatatttaactgTTGTGTTAAGAGTTTCATGGAAACCTACTTTTTTTCAGAAGGGAAGACCATCAAATTTTCTGCCCCTGGCTCTGGGAAAAAGTACCCCAAGCCTGGAACCCTCCAGTAATACTTTAAACGGGAATAAATAGAAACATCGAAATGTTATGTGTACTGTAGTAGCAGCCATGTGAAATGAACAAACCAGATATCGAAAGTGTCATGTTCGACGAGTTTACCCAGCGAAAACCTTTAACTGGTTCCTTTCCAGCAGAGTTGAATGCCCCCTCCAGAATCACACCATCAAACCCCTCGCCtgaaaacaagaggaaacacTCATCGTATTGAGATGAtggaattatttattatttgccaAAATACACTGGTGGCAAAACCTACCTTTCTCAAGCAGTTTAACTGCAGTGTTAGTGGCCACTCTGCACAGAAGAGAAACATCCTCAGTTGCTGTATAGTTTGAATTAACAATTAACTATTAACtatttaataattaactatTCCTGGCAGTAACATTATTGTGGCTGTGGGCCAATTTAAATCTTTTCTGCCATGAATATACCAGTGtcaattaaatcatttactatgcaagcagaaaaaggaaaagtagCTAACTACAACTATTTAAATACCTGTACAATAGGTGATTCTCGTTTCTACCATTTGTCCTactaacattttctaaaaacCTACTTTGTCTTGTATTACATTAAATTAGTTTGATTGTATAGTCCACTTTagtggaaatgtgtctttgtcttcTCCCCAGTACAGTAAAGATACATCCAATACACATACCTCAACACACCATTAAACACAGTGTACAATATACCAATCGTGCAAATGGGCAGGTAGCAGCATATAaggtttatatttaataaaagagagcCCATCTTGTGCTCTCTGGTGCAATAAGTCTGTTTTCAATGCACAGTCCTATGGCACGGGGAATAAGTTTTATTGTCTATGTTCCAGCTGGCCTTTGGGACCCTAAATCAACGACCAGACGGAACAGCTCAAACTGGAGTGAAGTGGATGGAAACTATGTGCAGCTATATGTTCATCCTTCCTGTGTATGGCACCGTCAAATATAATGCAAAGTTGAATTCATATCGTATTGCCAGAcatgattatatttattatatacgtGTTTGGAGTAAGATTTGTCTGTAACACACTGTATTTATGATTTTCTGTGAATATCTGTGACTGTCATCTTTACAAACTGGACGTGACCTGCCACAGTTTAACACTGAGGACCCTCTTCTTCACACGCTCCAATCCTAAACCAGGACAGTGATAGTAACTTATACAAGAAAGTCAATTACACGTTGTGACTAATCACTATTTTAGAGAAAACTGTGGATCTTAACAGACTTCTCTGTTGTGATTCTGTGCTGAATTCAAAGTGTTTGGTACTGCTCTGACTCTTTTCTTCATCTGTTCAGCCATTACGGCCGTCACTGCTAATGCTAACTGCTATATGTCGCTGCTGTATTATATTAtgcattatattaaataaaaggtaCAGCAACTGATTTATGCCTCCAGCAGTTAGATTACTAAATGAGagatatacttttttttatattgtaacCTATAAcatatgatttatattttatattgccaGAATTGCACACATagaatatgtgtgtttgtttgtgaatgtgtatgaGCACATTAATTTCCCTTGTGGGAAAATAAAAGTTACTTGACGAATCAGGCATGAATAGCAAACGGGTCATTAAGGTGTACATGCTGCAGGCTATTGCATCAAAGTTTAATTTTTTTCAAAGAGGAGCATGCAACGCACATCCAAAACAGTCACCCAAATCATTTTTACTTGTGTAAGAGTGTCTTGAGGAAAATGCTGGAGATTGGGAGTCTTTTCTTACTGACCCGCTGCCAAGAGAGTGTCCCCAGATGACGACCAGGCTGTTTCCGCTGCGTGCTTTCACCCAGTTGTACAGGTAGAGGGCATCGGTGGTCAGACCGGCTTCAGTCGGCTCCCCGGTGGAATCTCCAAACCCTGCCAGAGTTTCTCTCATCAACTACTGCTCACCGACAGATCACAGAGTTGCTCTTCACGGCCACCAGGTGGCAGCCACTCAGAGGCAAACCTGCACTAGTTGCTGACCTTAAATTGAACTACTGTCTTTTGAAGGCCTTACGACAAATAACTCATCAAGCACAAGTGCATTACTCTACATCTCATGCCTGCAAATGATTTTAAATCAATGTGAGAGGGTTGTGTATTACAATCGATAAGAAGGCAAAGAAGCGTAGAGATGGAAAATATGTTGAGAAGAAAGAGTCATACATCTTCATTTTCACTAACCTCTGTAGTCAGGCACCAGCACGTGGTAACCAAGTGCACTCAATACCTGTTGACACATAACGCTTATTTGTCATCAGAATGGCTCGTgggactttcttcttctttcttctcttagcCCTTCAAAAGATTAATATGTTTGTGCTGGTGATTACTCACTTTTGCCACTCCAACCCGATGAGTTTCTGCCCTGTTGGAATAATTTACAGAcaacacaaaattaaaaaatgcaaacaaacccAAATATGTCTAGCTGTGTGGAACTTTTAATCTCTGCTTCTTCGAGGAGCAATCTATAAtacaaatgcattattcatCATACCTTGTGCCTGTGTCCCCATGAAGATATATGAAAACTGGACTTCCATCCCTTAAAGTCTTCTGGTACCATGCCAAGTCCTTCCCCTGTGCTTCTTTCCACTGACTTTCAGGGACAGTGTGCCTTGAACAGATCAGAACAATACACCCGCTTAGAGGCACAACTGATAACTGGATCATTAAAAAGAGGTCTTAGCCTTTTTATATCAATgctagaaaaagaaagaaatgttgaaCTTGGATTATACTCACCAAACGCCAAGGGAGATTGCTTCCTCTGATGTTAAGTACATGTTGATGGTGTGATTAAGGGAGAGATCAGAGGGTCGGCTGAGGTCAACAAAGAACGGCACCCTGACTGCAAACAGGGGAAAGAAAAGTGGTATACCCTTTCTATGTGAGCAACTTGAATTACAGTACTTcccagaggcagagaggaaatcCACTTACTTCTGTGAGTGAAAACAAGGTGCTGGATTAATCCTGGGAGTGTTCTCTGCAAGCAAGGCACCAACATTACGATAACAAAGAGAACCAATAAGCCTCTTTTCAGCCACCATCGGGACCtgagaacagaaagagacataaaatCAATGTGACCACTGACCATCTGGCCGTTATCTTACATAACTTGTGTCAGTACGAGCAGATGACCCTCCATGTTGTCTCTAACTGACTCAAATACTTGCTGTATTGTAATTTCTGTAACTAAGCCAAACAATAACAGACTACAATTTAGGGGACTAAGAGCACTATGCAACACCATCTGTTCATTTGAAAGTATAATGTAACATTtacgcattaaaatgtctaaaaatgacTACAGCTATGTTTCATATTTGCTGGagtcccaaatgtttccaagaATTTTCAAGTTTTcacctttttaattttaatcaaggtaacggcccattttgcaattatgcaccaaagctatggaacactttacctgcagacattagggaggcaagctcgctcagtatcttcaaaagtaagctaaaaacatatctctctacttttaatggtgatattttatatctttttatcttagccttttaatggtgaattattattattattttttaatgctgctactctatgccactttaaactaatttaaatgatttcataaattgtagctatacctggtttaacgttgaatgtgtaaaggtaactgagatcaatctcagagtgtgtatttttgaaaagcctgagatcaaatagacggtTTTACCGcaggaacaagaggaagcttctctgataaatgtgtattggagaaaaactggctttaaccgaaggagtaaaccagttgaagggccacaggggcgcattgttgatctcatgctttcaaaatatggctctgacagtttgaaacatttacaagaatggtgtgatgaatgtgatttcatGGCAGTAGGGttgttaagtacggcacagatagggaaactaggcatgatttccaatgttattttatactattttaattctgctatttttataatagtacttcacactcatttacatcaacactgtgattattgtacggtaaatgctcttattctgtccatgtactaattgttatgtttctgatgtgaagcactttgggctgcaattcttgtatgaaaggtgctatacaaataaagcttattattattattattattattatttcatttgtcGGCTGTAATTAGCGGCAACCGAACAGCATCGGAGAAAAACTGATTTTTTGACAGTTTTATTGAGTGTTTTTACTCTCATGgtttaacacatttgttttggagaggaggaaacctctgcggataattcggctcctAGTAAAAACCTCCAGAATGGTGGACAATGAAGAAATCCAAGCTGGGAGAAGCTGACTACAATGCAATGAACGCCAACACACTctatttgttgttattgtttttattgagacCCCTTATTGAGTGGCGGAGAACTCCATATTGTGCGtttaataat includes the following:
- the LOC115020104 gene encoding monoacylglycerol lipase ABHD12-like, with the translated sequence MTRRRIVKQEGSSSAASRIQRSARVQKEKTPSRWWLKRGLLVLFVIVMLVPCLQRTLPGLIQHLVFTHRIRVPFFVDLSRPSDLSLNHTINMYLTSEEAISLGVWHTVPESQWKEAQGKDLAWYQKTLRDGSPVFIYLHGDTGTRAETHRVGVAKVLSALGYHVLVPDYRGFGDSTGEPTEAGLTTDALYLYNWVKARSGNSLVVIWGHSLGSGVATNTAVKLLEKGEGFDGVILEGAFNSAGKEPVKGFRWYYWRVPGLGYFFPEPGAENLMVFPSEKNLKRMRCPLLFLHAEDDHLVPIQVAQQMYEVAASAQNAERVKLVSFDGSRGYLHNGLYRDPLLPDILQEFVLSL